One Chrysiogenia bacterium DNA window includes the following coding sequences:
- a CDS encoding nodulation factor ABC transporter ATP-binding protein NodI (involved in the export of lipooligosaccharides during nodulation) — ELILKHVGVEVIELRATDVSPKELGKRLGIEPDTCECSGDTLFVFLREAGAVPPELREYDDLHFLHRRATLEDVFLRLTGRDLRE, encoded by the coding sequence GCGAGCTGATCCTCAAGCATGTCGGCGTGGAGGTGATCGAGCTGCGCGCCACCGATGTCTCCCCCAAAGAGCTGGGCAAGCGCCTGGGAATCGAGCCGGACACCTGCGAGTGCTCCGGGGACACGCTTTTCGTCTTTCTGCGCGAAGCAGGCGCGGTGCCGCCCGAGCTGCGCGAGTACGACGACCTGCACTTCCTTCACCGCCGCGCGACGCTCGAAGACGTATTCCTGCGCCTTACCGGCCGGGACCTGCGGGAGTAA
- a CDS encoding ABC transporter permease, with translation MPDSLIKDLLHLPRVGVRALAVWKRHLRVWLKGAVWSGVFGDLIEPVIYLFGLGYGLGAFVSEINGESYIHYVAPGLLAMGVMWSASFENTYGSFTRMERQKTFSAIMMTPVSLEEVVAGEVLFGATKSLVGSFMMLIVLGAMGLADFPGALWLIPLAMLIGLAHAAIALTVTALSPSYDFFTYYFTVILTPVLLLSGAWFPLERMHPVLQQASEVLPLTHAVRAARIILSGGPGGALLPSLLVLALYAVLFFTLSANIIRRRLIT, from the coding sequence GTGCCGGATTCTCTCATCAAGGACCTCCTGCACCTACCCCGCGTGGGCGTGCGCGCGCTGGCCGTATGGAAGCGGCACCTTCGCGTATGGCTCAAGGGCGCGGTGTGGAGCGGCGTGTTCGGCGACCTGATCGAACCGGTGATCTATTTATTCGGCCTGGGCTACGGCCTGGGCGCCTTCGTCAGCGAGATCAACGGGGAGAGCTACATTCACTACGTGGCGCCGGGCCTGCTGGCCATGGGGGTGATGTGGAGCGCTTCGTTTGAAAATACCTACGGGTCTTTCACCCGCATGGAGCGCCAGAAGACCTTCAGCGCCATCATGATGACCCCGGTCTCGCTCGAAGAGGTCGTCGCGGGGGAGGTCCTCTTTGGCGCGACGAAATCTCTGGTTGGCTCGTTCATGATGCTGATCGTGCTCGGCGCCATGGGACTGGCCGACTTTCCCGGCGCGCTCTGGTTGATTCCCCTTGCCATGCTCATCGGGCTGGCGCACGCGGCGATTGCCCTCACGGTCACGGCGCTCTCGCCGAGTTATGATTTCTTTACCTACTACTTCACGGTCATCCTGACGCCCGTCCTGCTTCTCTCTGGGGCGTGGTTCCCTCTCGAGCGGATGCACCCGGTATTGCAGCAGGCCTCCGAAGTCCTTCCGCTCACCCACGCGGTGCGCGCGGCGCGGATCATTTTGAGCGGCGGTCCCGGCGGCGCCCTGCTTCCGAGCCTGCTCGTGTTGGCCCTGTATGCGGTGCTCTTCTTCACCCTGAGCGCGAACATCATTCGCCGGCGGCTGATTACCTGA